From the Ignavibacteriales bacterium genome, the window GAGCCGAAATTTACAGGGGTGAAATCGTTCGATGATTACTCATTGGAAGAGATTAGAGAATATATTGATTGGACGCCGTTCTTCAGGACATGGGAGCTATCGGGTAAGTATCCCGATATACTAGATGATCCGACTGTCGGAGAACAAGCGCGGAGCCTTTATTCCGATGCCAATGCGATGCTGGACAGGATCATTTCCGAAAAATGGCTGACAGCAAAGGGAGCGATAGGTTTGTGGCCAGCAAATTCCGTAGGGGACGATATTGAGATATATTTGAACGGGACCAGCAGGACATTCTTCCACTCTCTTCGCCAGCAAAACAAGAAAGCGAAGGGAACATATAATTATTCTTTATCGGATTTCATCGCGCCGAAGGAAACGGGAATCAGGGACTACATCGGCGGTTTTGTTGTAACGGCAGGTCTGGGAATCGAGGAACATCTGGAGAGGTTTAAAGCAGACCACGACGATTACAATTCCATACTTCTTAAAGCGCTGGCTGACAGGTTAGCTGAGGCGTTTGCCGAACTGATGCACGAGCGGGTCAGGAAGGAGTTTTGGGGATATGCGTCGGACGAGGTTTTAACTAACGACGATCTTATCGCAGAAAAATATAAGGGCATCCGCCCGGCGCCGGGCTACCCTGCGTGTCCGGATCATACGGAGAAGCGGACATTGTTCGAACTTCTTCACGGCTATAAGAACGCCGGCGTGAAACTTACCGAGAGCCTGGCAATGTACCCGGCGGCGTCGGTGAGCGGGATATATTTCGCGCATCCGGAGTCGAGGTATTTTGGTGTCGGTAAGATACAACTGGACCAGGTTAAGGAGTATGCGGAGCGAAAGGGAATGTGCGTCGAGGAAGTCGAGCGCTGGTTAGGGGCGAATCTGGCTTATTAAACAAAGGCGGCTCCGTTGCGCGCCGCCGGAGGCGGCGCTGACCCCGCAAAGCGGGGGTGCCCCGATGAACTTGGGGGCAACGGAGCCGCCTTATTCCACATCACGATTTTCTTACTTTAATTAATTCTCTAATTTACATAGCTTGCCTATATTTTAACAAAAAGCCACTACTATGCTCAAAAAAATGAGGGTAAGTCTTGTATTATTAATGATTTTTGTTGGTTTTTCAAATGGTTATTCGCAGTTCGGGAAGTTCTCACTATTTGGGGGTCCGATGATTGGCTGGCAGATACCTCAGGTGGATGATATTAATACACAATTGAGGAATTCAGGTCTCCCGGAGATCAGTACGAATGGCTATTTTACCATCGGCGGGGGTGGATATATGGACGTGCCTAAGCTGGATGGCTTCAGGATAGGCGGACTTGGAACGGGGTTTTCGACGGAATCGAAGATCGTGACGTCGGATAATTTTACTAAAAGAGTAAATTATAAAATAGGTTATGGCGGAATCAGTCTCGAATATGTAAAACCTCTTAGTGAAACATTTGAATTTACGGCGGGAACGACGATAGCTACGGGGCAACTAGTTATAGACATATATCAATATAAGAATAGTACGACCAGCTGGACGAATAACTGGAACGAGTTGACGAATACCTCATCCTCACAAAACATTTCCCGGTCAATGGCATTAAGATTTTATTCTGCGACCCCAAAAGTAGGACTCGGTATTTTTCTAAAAAGCTATTTGTACGCTAAGATAAACGCGGGGTATCTGGTCAGTGTTAACTCGGGCTGGACAGGCGAAAACGGGGAAGAGATAGATGATGCTCCAAAGGGCATAAAAGCCGACGGGCTGGTTTTTGATTTCAGTCTTAATTTCGGATTATTTTTTAAATAATACTTTAGATGAAGAATATTCTTATTACCGGAGGAGCCGGATTTATTGGAAGCAACTTTGTTAAGTACATCCTCAAAAATACGGATTATAATGTTTTTAACTATGACAAGCTGACCTATGCCGGAAACCTGGAAAACCTTTCCGATATTGAGAACAATCCTAACTATAAGTTTATAAAAGGCGATATCTGCAGTGTCGATGAAGTTAAGAAAGCGCTTACAGAGAATGGCATAGATACGATCGTAAATTTCGCGGCTGAGTCACATGTAGACCGTAGTATCCTTTCATCGAAAGAATTCATACTCACTAATATTCTCGGTACGCAGGTCCTGCTCGATGTTTCGAAGAAAGCCGGTATTGAAAAATTTCTGCAGGTATCGACAGACGAAGTTTACGGTTCACTGCCGGAAGACAGAAAGGATCTTTTATTCATAGAGAAAACACCGATCACAACAAACAGTCCATACTCGGCAAGTAAGGCATCCGCCGATCTATTATGCAATGCTTATTACCATACGCATAAGTTCCCGGTGCTGATAACACGCTGTTCGAATAACTACGGACCATATCAATTTCCCGAAAAGCTCATCCCTCTCATGATAGCAAAAGCTATCGACGGTGAGAATCTCCCAGTTTACGGTGATGGTAAAAATGTTCGCGACTGGTTGTACGTCGAGGACCATTGTTCCGCGATACTTACCGTGCTCGAAAACGGAAGACTTGGTGAGGTATATAATGTTGGGGGAAATAATGAATGGTATAATATAGATATCGTTAAGCTTATCCTTAAGACTCTGGGAAAGGGTGAAGACATGATCACTTATGTAAAAGACCGTCCGGGGCATGACAGACGCTATGCCATAGATTCCACAAAGATAATGACAGAGCTGGGCTGGAAGCCGGAGCATAATTTTGAAGAGGGCATTAAGCTCACTATTAACTGGTATTTAGAGAATGAAGATTGGTGGAGAAAGGTTATGAGCGGTGAATATCTCAAGTATTATGAAATGAATTATTCCGATAAGATATAATTAAATCTGTACCTTAATCCCATGCTACCATGAAGTAAAGTCAGCTTTATTGAATCCATTTTGGTTTGCAACTTAAAATTTATACTTATAATTTATTGGTTTAATTGGAAAAATTATGTCAATAAAAGTAGAAAATCTAACAAAATACTACGGCGACACTGCCGCGGTAAAGGACATTTCCTTTGAAATAAGGACAGGTGAGATCGTTGGTTTTCTCGGACCAAATGGAGCCGGGAAGTCAACTACAATGAAGATGATCACCACTTACCTAACACCGACAGAAGGAACCATCACTGTGAACGGTGAAGATACCGAAAAGAATTCGATCGGTGTAAGGAAAAAGATCGGTTATCTCCCGGAATCCAATCCCCTTTACCTGGATATGAATGTTGTGGATTACCTGATATACTGCGCAAGGCTGGAAGGTATGGAACAGGCGAAGATAGATGAAGCGCTTCCTAGAATTATAAAGAAGTGCGGTCTAAGAGAAATGATGCACAAAGACATTGGAGAGCTGTCAAAAGGTTACAGACAGAGAGTTGGACTTGCTCAGGCGATGATCCATGATCCGGAAGTACTTATCCTTGATGAACCAACATCAGGTCTCGATCCTAATCAGATCGGCGAGATCAGAAAGTTGATCAAAGAGCTTGGTAAGGAAAAAACCCTTATCCTTTCTACACACATATTGCAGGAAGTACAGGCTACATGCGACAGGGTTCTCATTATAGCCAATGGTGAAATAGTCGCAGACGGAACCCCGGACCAGCTTCAGGCTAAATTCAAAGGACAGGTCGATGTAATTTTGACAATCAAAAAAGAAGGCGCTCCTTCAAAAGATGAGCTGATCAAAGATATAGAATCCGTTCACTATGTGGAGAAAGCCAAAGTCAAATCCGAAAACGACAAAGAGATAGTATTCGAAATAAGAGCGCAAAAGGGATCCGATATTAGAGAGGGATTATTCAAAAAAATGGGCGCAAGAAACGCCGTTATTCTCGAACTGCACCAGGAAGAAACTTCTCTCGAGGATATATTCAGACAATTAACCATAAATTAATCGAAGTATGCATAATATCCTAACCATTACAAGAAAAGAATTGGTATCCTATTTTACCACTCCTGTCGCGTACATTATAATGATGGTTTTTCTGGGAATAACGGGATGGTATTTTACCAATGAGCTTTTCCTGAACGGAGTGATAACTATGCGGGTTGTATTCAGTGTTATCCCGTTCATATTTGTTATCTTCGTTCCTATAATCACGATGAGGTCTTTTGCTGAGGAGAAAAAGATAGGTACTATCGAACTTCTTCTTACCAGACCGATCACAGATTATGATATAATTATCGGAAAATTCCTTGCTACACTGGCATTGACATTCTTTACAATGCTCCCAACGGTAGTCTATGTTATCACGCTATCGTTTCTCGGACCGGTCGATTATGGTACAGTCTTTGCGGGATACGTTGGATTATTCCTCATGGCAGGTGTGTATATCAGCATAGGAATCTTTACATCGTCTCTGACAGAAAACCAGATAATTGCGGCAATCCTTAGTTTTCTATTCATATTCGTTCTTTATCTATTGAACTATGTTTTGAACTATCTGCCGACAACGATCGCATCAATTTTACAATATATCAGCACAAGTTATCACTTTTCCAGCATACAGAGGGGAGTGCTCGATACAAGAGACCTTATCTATTACTTCAGCGGAATATCAATATTCCTTATACTGACAAGGCTCTCCCTCGATAAAAGAAAATGGTAATATTTTAAACTAAAAAAGTTTTTATTTCAGATGGCTGAAGAGAAAAATACAAACGAAGAGAATACAACCAATGAAGAGCAGGATGCAGTAGAGTCTGCCCCGGTTAAAAAGAACGACGTCAGAAGGGACGCGATCATAAAGACCGTTATCATTATTGCTATCATTGTAGTTGTAAATATAATTACAAACCAACTCTTCACAAGGGTTGACCTAACCAAGAACAAGTCCTACACATTATCACAGGTCAGCGACGATATAATAAAGAACCTTAATGACAATATAGTCATAAAGGCATACGTCAGTGAAAACCTTCCTCCACCGGTAAACAACCTCGGCAGGCAGGTAAAGGACGTTCTTGAAGATTACAGGTCACTTTCAGACGGTAAACTTAACTATGAGTATATAAATATTTCCCTGGAAAACGAGTCGGATCAACCGGTTATCGAAGAGGCAAAAGGGTACGGTATCCAGCCTGTTCAATTCCAGGTTACCAACCAGGGCAAGATGGAAGTCGTAAACGGTATGGTAGGTATTGTACTTTTCTACAAAGGAAAAACCGAATCCATTCCATTTGTGCAGTCTCCCGAAAATCTAGAGTATGACATAACGAGCCGTATCTTACAGATATCAACAGAGAAAAAGAAAAAGATCGGATTTGTAAACGGACACGGAGAGTACGATCTATCAAGTATGCAGAGATTAAACCAGGCGCTTTCGGCACAGTATGACATACAGGCAGTCGATCTTTCTTTGAATAAGCCGGTACCGGACGACGTTGACGTACTTTTAGTCTTAGGACCAAAATCCGAAATCCCAGAGGCTCAGAAGTATCTCATCGATCAGTTTATAATGAGAGGAAAGAATGTTGCATTCTTGATGAATAAGGTTGCACCAAACTTCCAGCAACAGATCGTTATGGGTGAACCTGTGAATACGGGGCTCGACGATATGCTTGCTAACTATGGTATAAAGGTAAGTGATGACCTTGTGAGGGACCTACAATGCGGTTACATTCAGCAAAGGTCACAGATGGGTATGAATATACTCCAACCATATTTCTATTTTCCAAAGATCACAGACATAAATCATGATATTGGTGCATTCTCGAAGCTGAACGAAGTTATACTACAGTTCGCAAGTTCGCTGGATACATCGGTGGCGGCAGGCAAGAATCTTACTATTACTCCGTTATTTAAAAGCTCCGAAAAATCTGGCATCGCAACAGGATTTTATATATTAAATGAGAATCAGTTTAATAACCTCCCACAGGAAGCCATCGATACTTTATTCGGATTGAGCGGGCTTTTGATGGGCGCAGTGTATGAAGGTACTTTTACAAGTTTTTATAACGACAAACCACAGCCTCAAGATACATCCGAGGGCTCAGCGACATTCAATGTGGTCCATAAGTCTCAATCTGAAAAGCCGGGCAGGATATTAGCAGTTGGTGACGCGGATTTTATAGATGAAAACAATGCTCAGACAATTGGAAACCTTGTATTCTTCCTGAACATGGTCGAATATCTTGCTGATGACGCAGGTCTATCCGAGATCAGGGGTAAAGCATTTTCGGAAGCTCCAATAGAGGATGAATCAGACGATACAAAGAGATTTGTAAGATATTTCAATTTGATATTCCCGCCTGTATTGGTGTTATTGGTGGGCTTCTTTATTTGGGATAGAAGAAAATCCAGAAGGAAAAAATTACAAGCTGAAGAATCCGAATAACGTTTAAAGCAACATGGAAAAAAACAGATTATTTATACTGGCAGGCGTTTTAGCTGTTCTTGTTCTAATAGCATACTTTCTGACAAAGTCTGACCAGAGGTCTTCGACCGATAAAATTTCGACGAAGATATATGAATTCGATTCTGCTGCAGTCGACAGGCTGGAGATCATGCAGGACGGCAAAAAGATAGCAATGAAAAACAATGCCGGAACCTGGGAGCTGGTCGAACCTGTAAACTACAAGGTCAATCAAGAGTTCATAGGCGCGGTCCTATCCGATCTAAAAAATTACCAGGTATTAAGTATAGTTTCAAAGAATCCGGAAAACAAAAAGGATTTCGGACTGGACGACTCAGCTAAGGTTACTGTCTCGGTTTACCAGAGCGGTAATCTCGTTGGATCATTCGATATCGGGAAGACACCCGATGCACCTAACCAAACCTATATAAAGGTTCCGGATAAGGATGAGATCTATCTCGCGAAGAATTTCCTCAGGAATAATTTCGTAAGGCCAACGCTGGAATCATGGAGAGATCTCAGGATAACTTCCATACCGGCTACGAGTGTGAATTTGATACAATATGAAACTCCTTCAGGGTCATATACTGTTACAAAAGACTCTACTGGAAAGTACTATATAGATGGTGCTCCTGCTGATTCAGGTGTTGTTGCCGGGGTTCTCAATATACTTCAGGATTTTAACACACAGACATTTAAGGATACAGTACTTGGTCCTGAAACACAGTATACTGATAAAGTAAAAGTTACCTGGGGCGGTAATTCTACCGATCTAAACTTCCTAAAGCAGGGTGATTCACTGAATGTGAACTATCTGCTAAAGGTGTCGGGAAATGACCAGGTATTTCTTTTCAATGAGGCTCTGGGCAAGAACGTGATAAAGACGAAGACTGAGCTATCGAAGAAGTAATAACTAGATAATTATTCGGTGAATGTTTTTTTGCTTTATTTTGTTTAAATTTATTGATGTGGGATTTTTATAAACCGAGGGCAAAAAGAATAAAATGACACTAGGTGTATTATTAATAGCTAGTTATTTAGTGGGTTCGATACCTTTCGCACTGATAATAGGGAAGGTATTCAAAGGTATCGATGTAAGAAATTACGGCAGTGGTAATCTAGGCTCCACGAATGCCATCAGGACGCTGGGACTGCCTCTGGGACTGCTTGTACAGATCCTGGATATTGCTAAAGGGCTCGTTGTTGTGCTTATTGTTTCTACTTTCTTCTACGATGTACTTCCATTCAAAAATCAGACTCCATTTGAGGATATCACGCTTATAAAGATAATGGCAGGTTCTGCGGCTGTTATCGGTCATACATTTTCCGTGTTTGCGAATTTCAAGGGGGGAAAAGGTATCAATACGGGGTTGGGTGTATTTATTTCTCTGGCGCCGGTGGATGTTCTTCTTACTGTAGGGGTATTTCTACTTATCCTCATTTCATCGGGCTATGTTTCACTTGGTTCCATTATAGCGGCAGTCTTTCTGCCTATTATAATGTTCATACGGGAAAACTTCTTTGACGTGGGTATATACGGGTATAATACACTCATATTCTTTACAATAGCGGTGTCCGTATTCATAATTTATAATCACAGGACAAATATTAAACGGCTTCTGTACGGAAACGAGAACCAGTTCAAAAATCTGTGGCTCATACGGCTGTTTAAGATCAAAACTCCTCTTAAACCCTAAATTCTCTTTCTAATGAATGTCTCTGTACTCGGTGCCGGTGGCTGGGGCACAACGCTTGCTATTCTATTAAACGAAAACGGGCATAATGTGACGTTATGGGAATACAATCCCGATTATGCCGAAACGATGAGAAAGTTCAGGGAAAATTTCTATTTCCTTCCAAAAATCAATATTCCCAAAAGTATTAATATAACAAATGATCTATTATCTGCTGCGGAATCCGGAGAACTTTTAGTAATATCCACGCCGACGCAGTTCATAAGAGGGTCATTCGAGTCATTAAAAGATTTTGATTTTGGAAACAGGATCATCCTCAATGTTTCCAAGGGCATAGAGATCGGTACTATGCTTCTCGTAAATGAGATCGTAGAAGACATTTTTAAGAAAGTCAATCCTAACAATATAGCCGCACTCTCGGGACCCTCGCATGCGGAGGAAGTTTCAAGGAGGATCCCTACGGCTGTGGTATGCGGGTCGCGGGATGTGGGTATTGCGGAGACCGTACAGAGGATCTTTTCGAATGAATACTTCAGGGTTTACTCAAGCAGGGATGTTGTGGGAGTAGAGACAGGCGGCGCGTTGAAAAACGTCATAGCTATTGCCGCAGGTATATCGGATGGAGCGGGTTTTGGTGATAATACTAAAGCCGCCATTATGACAAGGGGTATCAGCGAAATAATGAGACTGGGTCGTACTCTTGGCGCGGAGAAGGATACTTTTTACGGGCTAAGCGGTATCGGCGACTTGATAGTAACATGCGCGTCGGAGCATTCACGTAACAGGCACGTTGGTGTGGAAATAGGTAAGGGCAGAAAACTCGATGAGATACTGTCGGGAATGAAGATGGTGGCTGAAGGAGTCAGTACCTCTAAGTCTGCGCTGGAGCTGGCTCATAAAAAGAACGTGGAAATACCTATAGTAGAGAAAGTCAATAAGATACTATTCGAGGGGGAAAGCCCTGTAGAGGCAACAAAAGAGCTAATGCTCAGGACACTAAAAGCGGAATAAAATTTTTTTTTTATTTTCCGGGAACGAATTTTATACTTGAATTGGTTATAAATACGGTCTTTTGAAAAGACTTTGAAATTGGCTTAAATTTAAGGATTTTAGAAAAATTTAGGTATTGGAACTAATCCTTAAATTTATAGGTTATGAGTATAGGTCAACACAAAGTACTTAGGAGTAAATTTCTGTAAAATTGCCTACCTAGTCCATTGACTTATCAAAAAAATTCCATTATATTTGTAATTCGTCTGAAAAAGTAAATCAGTCGATTTTAGACAAGTTCTTTGACTTTTCACTCGTCAAAAATTCTAAAAAGCATACAAAAGTTTAGTGTGCATAGGATAATTTAGTAAGCCTTGCAGTTAGGATACACTCTCACGAGTAATAAAAAATTTACTACGGAGAGTTTGATCCTGGCTCAGGACGAACGCTGGCGGCGTGCTTAATACATGCAAGTCAACGAGAAGCAGAGTGCTTGCATTCTGTGGAAAGTGGCGCACGGGTGCGTAACGCGTAGGTAATCTGCCCTTAGGACTGACATAACTCCGGGAAACCGAAGCTAATATCAGATAATGCAGCGGCTCGGCATCGAGACAGTTGTTAAATCTTCGGAGCCTAAGGATGAACCTGCGTCCCATTAGGTAGTTGGTGAGGTAAATGCTCACCAAGCCTGCGATGGGTAGCTGGTCTGAGAGGATGATCAGCCACACTGGAACTGAGACACGGTCCAGACTCCTACGGGAGGCAGCAGTAAGGAATATTGCTCAATGGGAGAAATCCTGAAGCAGCAACGCCGCGTGGAGGATGAAGGCATATTTGTCGTAAACTCCTGTAAGTGGGGAAAAATGAGTCTGTTTACAGACTTTGATTGTACCCACAGAGTAAGCCCCGGCTAACTACGTGCCAGCAGCCGCGGTAATACGTAGGGGGCAAGCGTTGTCCGGATTTACTGGGTGTAAAGGGTGCTCAGGCGGATTTTTAAGTCAGAGGTGAAAGCCCGGGGCTCAACTCCGGAGTTGCCTTTGATACTATTAATCTTGAGTGTAGGAGAGGGTGATGGAATATCTGGTGTAGCAGTGAAATGCGTAGATATCAGATAGAACACCAATGGCGAAGGCAGTTACCTGGCCTATCACTGACGCTAAAGCACGAAAGCGTGGGGAGCAAACAGGATTAGATACCCTGGTAGTCCACGCCCTAAACGATGAATACTCGATGTTGGTCCTTTTAAGGATCAGCATCCAAGCTAACGCATTAAGTATTCCACCTGGGAAGTACGATCGCAAGGTTGAAACTCAAAGGAATTGACGGGGGCCCGCACAAGCAGTGGAGCATGTGGTTTAATTCGATGCAACGCGAAGAACCTTACCCAGGCTTGAAACGCAAGCAAAAGCCGCCGAAAAGCGGTGTTCCGCAAGGAGGCTTGTACAGGTGCTGCATGGCTGTCGTCAGCTCGTGCCGTGAGGTGTTGGGTTAAGTCCCGCAACGAGCGCAACCCCTGTTCCTAGTTGCCATCAGGTAATGCTGAGCACTCTAGGGAGACTGCCTACGCAAGTAGAGAGGAAGGTGGGGATGACGTCAAGTCAGCATGGCCCTTACGCCTGGGGCTACACACGTGCTACAATGGCCACTACAAAGGGTTGCAATACCGCGAGGTGGAGCTAATCCCTAAAAAGTGGTCTCAGTTCGGATTGGAGTCTGCAACTCGACTCCATGAAGCTGGAATTGCTAGTAATCGCGTATCAGCACGACGCGGTGAATACGTTCTCGGGCCTTGTACACACCGCCCGTCAAGCCATGGAAGCTGGGGGTACCCGAAGTCGCCTTTAAAAAGCGCCTAAGGTAAAACCAGTGACTGGGGCTAAGTCGTAACAAGGTAGCCGTACCGGAAGGTGCGGCTGGATTACCTCCTTTCTAGAGAATCATTATCCTACGGAGATTTTCCTTCGGGATTTTCTTCGTACTGCAGGCTTCGTCCTGTGTACACTTTTGATTTTATATCGTGCGGGACCGGGTTGGTCTTAAGAGATCCGGTCTTTTGCACGCTAGCAAACAGTTTGCAACACCATACGGGCCTATAGCTCAGTTGGTTAGAGCGCACGCCTGATAAGCGTGAGGTCAGTGGTTCAAATCCACTTAGGCCCACGAAGTTTCAGTATCGCTTTGATTATGCTAGGGGGCTATAGCTCAATTGGTAGAGCACTAGCTTTGCAAGCTAGGGGTTAGCGGTTCGATTCCGCTTAGCTCCACAAATAAAGAGTGTTATTTAAGTTTTTAAAAGTTGTGATCGTTCTTTAACAAGATGTAGTAAAATTTCCCGCTTTTAGTTTATAAGCGGGAGTGTAAAGTGTCAAAAAAATTTCAATCAATTTTTATTGATGCATACACCTTAGACGCTACCTGTAACAATATAAGATTTTTGGTAAAGTTACTAAGGGCAGATGGTGGATGCCTTGGCACTGGCAGGCGATGAAGGACGTGGCTACCTGCGATAAGCCTCGGTCAGAAGGTAACATTCTCAGACCCGGGGATCTCCGAATCGGGCAACCGAACCAGAGTAATGTCTGGTTATACCTTACTGAATACATAGGTAAGAGTAGGCCAACGGAGGGAACTGAAATATCTAAGTACCTCCAGGAAAAGAAAACAACGTGATTTCCTAAGTAGCGACGAGCGAACCGGAAAGAGCCTAAACCTTGTGGTGTGTGATAGGGTGCAACCGTTGCACTACAGGTGTTGTGGGACTTTTAGATCGATTTGCACTAGATCAAAGAGTTACAAATTTTGAAGTTAGCTGAATTTTCTGGAAAGTTTAACCATAGAAGGTGATAGTCCTGTAAGCGAAAACTTTAAAACTCTTGAAAGTATCCCGAGTACCACGGAGCACGTGGAATTCTGTGGGAATCTGCCGGAACCATCCGGTAAGGCTAAATACTCGCCAGTGACCGATAGTGCACAAGTACCGCGAGGGAAAGGTGAAAAGTACTCCTGACAGGAGGGTGAAATAGAACCTGAAACCATTTGCTTACAAACGGTAGGA encodes:
- the plsY gene encoding glycerol-3-phosphate 1-O-acyltransferase PlsY — encoded protein: MTLGVLLIASYLVGSIPFALIIGKVFKGIDVRNYGSGNLGSTNAIRTLGLPLGLLVQILDIAKGLVVVLIVSTFFYDVLPFKNQTPFEDITLIKIMAGSAAVIGHTFSVFANFKGGKGINTGLGVFISLAPVDVLLTVGVFLLILISSGYVSLGSIIAAVFLPIIMFIRENFFDVGIYGYNTLIFFTIAVSVFIIYNHRTNIKRLLYGNENQFKNLWLIRLFKIKTPLKP
- a CDS encoding GldG family protein → MAEEKNTNEENTTNEEQDAVESAPVKKNDVRRDAIIKTVIIIAIIVVVNIITNQLFTRVDLTKNKSYTLSQVSDDIIKNLNDNIVIKAYVSENLPPPVNNLGRQVKDVLEDYRSLSDGKLNYEYINISLENESDQPVIEEAKGYGIQPVQFQVTNQGKMEVVNGMVGIVLFYKGKTESIPFVQSPENLEYDITSRILQISTEKKKKIGFVNGHGEYDLSSMQRLNQALSAQYDIQAVDLSLNKPVPDDVDVLLVLGPKSEIPEAQKYLIDQFIMRGKNVAFLMNKVAPNFQQQIVMGEPVNTGLDDMLANYGIKVSDDLVRDLQCGYIQQRSQMGMNILQPYFYFPKITDINHDIGAFSKLNEVILQFASSLDTSVAAGKNLTITPLFKSSEKSGIATGFYILNENQFNNLPQEAIDTLFGLSGLLMGAVYEGTFTSFYNDKPQPQDTSEGSATFNVVHKSQSEKPGRILAVGDADFIDENNAQTIGNLVFFLNMVEYLADDAGLSEIRGKAFSEAPIEDESDDTKRFVRYFNLIFPPVLVLLVGFFIWDRRKSRRKKLQAEESE
- the rfbB gene encoding dTDP-glucose 4,6-dehydratase, which encodes MKNILITGGAGFIGSNFVKYILKNTDYNVFNYDKLTYAGNLENLSDIENNPNYKFIKGDICSVDEVKKALTENGIDTIVNFAAESHVDRSILSSKEFILTNILGTQVLLDVSKKAGIEKFLQVSTDEVYGSLPEDRKDLLFIEKTPITTNSPYSASKASADLLCNAYYHTHKFPVLITRCSNNYGPYQFPEKLIPLMIAKAIDGENLPVYGDGKNVRDWLYVEDHCSAILTVLENGRLGEVYNVGGNNEWYNIDIVKLILKTLGKGEDMITYVKDRPGHDRRYAIDSTKIMTELGWKPEHNFEEGIKLTINWYLENEDWWRKVMSGEYLKYYEMNYSDKI
- a CDS encoding NAD(P)-dependent glycerol-3-phosphate dehydrogenase; amino-acid sequence: MNVSVLGAGGWGTTLAILLNENGHNVTLWEYNPDYAETMRKFRENFYFLPKINIPKSINITNDLLSAAESGELLVISTPTQFIRGSFESLKDFDFGNRIILNVSKGIEIGTMLLVNEIVEDIFKKVNPNNIAALSGPSHAEEVSRRIPTAVVCGSRDVGIAETVQRIFSNEYFRVYSSRDVVGVETGGALKNVIAIAAGISDGAGFGDNTKAAIMTRGISEIMRLGRTLGAEKDTFYGLSGIGDLIVTCASEHSRNRHVGVEIGKGRKLDEILSGMKMVAEGVSTSKSALELAHKKNVEIPIVEKVNKILFEGESPVEATKELMLRTLKAE
- a CDS encoding ABC transporter permease subunit, which codes for MHNILTITRKELVSYFTTPVAYIIMMVFLGITGWYFTNELFLNGVITMRVVFSVIPFIFVIFVPIITMRSFAEEKKIGTIELLLTRPITDYDIIIGKFLATLALTFFTMLPTVVYVITLSFLGPVDYGTVFAGYVGLFLMAGVYISIGIFTSSLTENQIIAAILSFLFIFVLYLLNYVLNYLPTTIASILQYISTSYHFSSIQRGVLDTRDLIYYFSGISIFLILTRLSLDKRKW
- a CDS encoding DUF4340 domain-containing protein yields the protein MEKNRLFILAGVLAVLVLIAYFLTKSDQRSSTDKISTKIYEFDSAAVDRLEIMQDGKKIAMKNNAGTWELVEPVNYKVNQEFIGAVLSDLKNYQVLSIVSKNPENKKDFGLDDSAKVTVSVYQSGNLVGSFDIGKTPDAPNQTYIKVPDKDEIYLAKNFLRNNFVRPTLESWRDLRITSIPATSVNLIQYETPSGSYTVTKDSTGKYYIDGAPADSGVVAGVLNILQDFNTQTFKDTVLGPETQYTDKVKVTWGGNSTDLNFLKQGDSLNVNYLLKVSGNDQVFLFNEALGKNVIKTKTELSKK
- a CDS encoding ATP-binding cassette domain-containing protein; protein product: MSIKVENLTKYYGDTAAVKDISFEIRTGEIVGFLGPNGAGKSTTMKMITTYLTPTEGTITVNGEDTEKNSIGVRKKIGYLPESNPLYLDMNVVDYLIYCARLEGMEQAKIDEALPRIIKKCGLREMMHKDIGELSKGYRQRVGLAQAMIHDPEVLILDEPTSGLDPNQIGEIRKLIKELGKEKTLILSTHILQEVQATCDRVLIIANGEIVADGTPDQLQAKFKGQVDVILTIKKEGAPSKDELIKDIESVHYVEKAKVKSENDKEIVFEIRAQKGSDIREGLFKKMGARNAVILELHQEETSLEDIFRQLTIN